The genomic window ACGCCGCTCTTGGTGTTGTGCGTCATAGCCCCGCCGAGTTCCTCGAACGTGATCTGTTCGCCGGTGACCGCCTTGATCACCTCGGGACCGGTAATAAACATGTAGCTGGTGTTCTTCACCATGAAGACCCAGTCGGTCATGGCGGGCGAATAGACGGCGCCGCCGGCTGTCGGCCCCATGATGGCGGAAATCTGCGGGACTACGCCCGACGCAAGCGAATTGCGGAAGAAGATGTCGCCGTAGCCGCTGAGCGCGTCGACGCCCTCCTGAATCCGCGCGCCGCCGGAATCGTTGAATCCCACGACGGGAGCACCGTTTTTGACGGCAAGATCCATGATCTTGCAGATTTTCTTTGAATGCATCTCGCCAAGCGTGCCGCCTACCGAGGTGAAATCCTGCGAAAAGGCGAAAACGGGGCGGCCTTCGACCAAGCCGTGGCCCGTGATAACGCCCTCGGCGGGAATAAAGGTCTGCGGCATGTCGAAATCGGTACAGCGGTGGCGTACAAACATTCCGAGTTCGCGAAATGTGCCGGGATCGAAAAAGAGATCGAGCCGCTCACGCGCGGTCAACTTGCCGTCCTTATGCTGTTTTTCGATCCGGTCGTCGCCCCCCATCGCAAGCTCGCGCTCCATGCGCCGCTTGAGGTCTTCCAGTCTCTCCGAAACGTTCATCGGTCTCTCCTGGGAAAAAAAGAACAGAAATCCCTCATTTTCCCATTAATTGCCTTCTTTCTCTAAAGATAAGAATCACACAACTGAACTCAGTCAAGGTTCTCAACGCTTATCGCACACGGCAAATTTGGGAACGCCCCCAGCAATTGCCGGGCGGATTCCTAATTCCTGTTGCCGAAAAAACGAACGCCGCTCAGATCGAGCGGCCAGGATACGCCCTACTTCGTCACGGAAAGGGGTGTGGTCCTCCCCGGGGTTATGAGAAGATCCAGGGACTTCGCGTTGTGCTGTAAGGCTTGCGAATGTGGCATCACAAAAGTTTCTCCATGCTTCGTTGCTGAAGCAGGAATGCAAGATGCCGTGCCGTCCCATCGTGCGGCGATTTCCAGTTCGCGCACATATGTGACGCGACTAACAAGCCAATTGTATCCAATAACTGAACAAATGTCAATTATCTGAGCGGCTTAATTTTTCACCCAAAAAACTGCATTCGCACGTTGTTCGCCGGGTTTATGTGTGATATAATAAACAATTTGAGGGACTACAAAACCCCTATGGAGACAAGAAGTTGCAATGGAGATTTCGCGGCCTAAGGTGCTCGTCGTCGACTCCCGCTCGCGCGCAACGAACGACTTGATCGCCTTCTTGCGCGATTGCGAGTTGGAGGTCCTCTGGGCGCCCGACGGGGAGACCGGTTTCAATATTCTCGACAGTGAGCCGATCGACGTGTTGATCACGGAGCTGCACGTGCAGCGGATCAACGGGATGCGTCTTTTGCAGGTGGCCCGGCAGCGCAACCCCGAGGTGTGCGTCGTCGTGATCACCGCCGACGCGCACGTCGAGCTGGCGACCGAGGCGATGCGGCAGGGCGCATATGATTTCCAGACCAAGCCATTGAACCTGAGCAAGTTGAGGGTGGTCATCGAACGGGGAATCTCGCATCAGAGACTGGTGCTGCAAATGCATGACCTGCACCAGCGCATCGACGAACGCTACGGATTGAGCGGCATCATCGGCAACACGCCAAAGATGGTGCACGTGTACAACAAGATCCGTGAGATCGCACCGACGCGCGCGACCGTCCTGATTACCGGGAAGACAGGCACCGGCAAGGCATTGGCGGCGAGCGCCATCCATGCGAACAGCCCGCGGCGCGACTCCCCGTTCGTCAAGCTGAATTGCGCGGCGCTGGCCCAAAGCGTCGTCGAAAGCGAGCTCTTTGGTCACGAGCGCGGCTCGTTCACCGGCGCACTCAAAACGCGCAAAGGCCGATTCGAGATCGCCGACGGCGGCACGATTTTTATCGATGAAGTCAGCGAGATATCGCCCGCCACGCAGGTGAAACTGCTCCGGGTCCTCGAGGAGCGTCAGTTCGAGCGCCTGGGAGGGAACGAGACCCTCAAGGTTGACGTCCGCCTGATTGCAGCGACAAACAAGAACCTGAAGGAATTGGTGGACGAGGGGAAATTCCGGGAAGACCTGTATTACCGCCTCGCCGTCGTCCTTATCGATATACCCGCCTTATGTGAGCGCAAACAGGATATCCCGCTGCTGGTCGAGGCGTTTCTCGATGAATTCAACAAGAGTCACAGCAGGAGCGTGAAGGGAGTCAGCCGCGGGGTGATGGATGCTCTGATGACGTACGACTGGCCCGGCAACGTGCGCGAGCTGCGCAACTGCATCGAGGGAATGGTAGCCTTCTCGCGGCCCGGCAGCGTGCTCGGCGTCTCCGACCTGCCGCACCACCTGCGCGAGCAGAAACAGCAGATGAACGGCTTCTCGATTCATGTCGGCATGACAATGCAGGACGTTGAGAAGGCGATCATTGAAAAGACCCTCCAATCGACCGGCTACAACAAAGAAAGAACGGCCGAAATCCTCCAGATCGGCCTCAGAACCCTGTATCGCAAGATCAAGGAATACCAGATCAACTGAGGTTTATTCAGACGCCAAACTCCCCCCTCAAGCGACCTCTTCTCCAAAAATTTTGAAATATTCCTCGAAACTTGATATCGTATCGGCAAATAAATGTTTTCCTCATCAGCCGTACAACAAATGAAACCGATACGACTTCTTTTCTTTTTGATATTTCTTGCCGTTTTGGGGGCCGCGTGCGCGCGTCTGCCGTGGGTGGGTGAAAAGGCGCCCCGCCCCGGAGATCGGTATTACGGTGTCGCCTCATGGTATGGTCACGAGTTTCATGGAAGGTCCACAGCCAACGGCGAACGCTTCAACATGAATGCCCTCACTGCCGCGCATCGCACGTTTCCGTTCGGCACACGCGTCCGCGTCACCAATCTGCGCAACGGCAGAAAATGCGTCGTCCGCATCAACGACCGCGGACCGTGGATTCGCGGCCGGGAAATTGATCTTTCCTACGCGGCTGCGCGCGATCTCGGTATGCTGAATACCGGCCTGGAAAAGGTCCTCATCGAGGTCCTTTCCGTGAATTGATTTTGAAGCAGGCACTCGCAGCGGCAGAGCCGCAACCAATTTTGGATTTTGGATTGAAGGCCGATTGATGGATTGCCTCACATTTAATGCCGTGCTGACACGCGGGTTAGCCGCAACCAATTCCGGATCGGAGTCCGGGACATGTTTTGGATTGAAGAATCGAGATGTCGTCGTCATTTTCACAAATGCTGCGCCTTAGTGAGTAGTGCAGGATGAGATGGTATCGCTAGCACAATTACATCAGAATATGGGAGGTAAATATGAAAAAGATCAGTTTTCTCTTCGTGGCGGTTCTTTGTGTTGCGCTGTTCTCGGGTTGGGCATCTGCAGACGCCCGTTCCGAATTAGCGCTTGACCTGAAGCAGGAACTCCTCATGCAGAATAAACAGGCGGGAAATCCGCTGACCGCGCAAGAGGTGGAGGAATTTGCCTCATTTCTGACAGAACCCAGGGCGGAGACCCGCCAGACGCCGAGCATCGAGGTCGGCCTGTACGACTCCCCGGGACCGGCGACCGACCGCTCGATCCCGCTGGGTGACCGCATTCCGCTCATCCTCGTGCACGGCAGCAGCAGCGACATCATCAGCGACGGCGAGTACGGCAGGGAGCTGAATGACCTCGAACGATGGATCGACTACATTCGCGCATTCAACGCCGACGCCGAATTCTACAGCCGCTACAAGGTCTATCGCTTCGTTTATAACAGCGAATTAGGCATCGAGCAGAACGGCGCGAACCTGGTGACGGTCCTCGATACGCTCCCCAGCTATCCCGGCTGGGAGACCGAAAATCTGGACGGCGAGAATTTCGTGATCCTCGCCCACAGCATGGGCGGCCTCGTCACGCGCGCGGCGATGAACATCACGTTCACTGCGGGAATCGACGCCGGCCAATACCTCGGCGATCACGTCCTCAATCTCCTCACGCTCGGGACTCCTCACCGCGGCTCCCCGCTGGCGATCCCGGCGTGGGCCTATGACAGCGTCAAGCGCGGCGCGATGATGAGCGAGACCGAATTCAATTTCGCCTATGTCCAGCACTACGGTTTTGTGCCGACCGACGGCGAGTTCGATCTCGCGTGGGATAATTATGACGATGCAGTGCCGCAGACCGATATCATCACCTACCAGAGCCTGCTGATACCGGTACTGAGAGAAGTGGGCGGCACCCGCGCCCAACATGAGGAATCGGTCTTTTCTCCCTATGCCGGCGCATTAAACGCCGACGATCTGTACACCGCAAAGCTGATCCTGTACAAGGCGCAGAATCCGCCGGCCGGGCACGTCGACAGTCTCCTCGACTTGTCATTCTATTATTTCCTCGGAACCCTGAATGAACACCATCTGCTCGGATTCACGAGCAACAAACTCGCCGACATGATAGCGGGAGACATCGGCGAAGGCGGCTTGAAGCCGTACGGCGACAATGATGGGCTGGTTCCCGCCGCCAGCGCCGTTTTCGACGGGGAGCTCGTCTCCTCTGTCGACGTCTTCGATAACTGCGACCACTTGAGCCTTGTGGATAACTCGGCAGTGGTCACCGACGTCAAGAACATGCTGATTTCGATCGGTATGCCGGAATGACGATGCCTTAGCGGAGCAGGGGGATGTTCGGCGGGGGAGCCGGCTAGAATTCAATCGGCGGCTCGCCCGCCCTGCCGCCGGCTGAGGTCCTGATAGTTCTGAATGATTTGTTCGACTTTGCGGGTATCGAGTCGGTATTTTTGTTCAAGCTGCGCCAGCGTCGCGTCGTTTGGCGTTGATTCCGGAATCCCGCAGCTCTTCTTCAAAAAGTGAATTGGCATGGAGTAGCTCTGCGAAATCTCGTGCAGCGTCATTGTTCCGCTCAGCATTCGGCCTCCTGCGCCTGCGCCGCTCTCCCCGCATCCGTCGCACGGTTCGAGTTCCCCGCCAACTTGCACCAGACAGGCGTCGCCCGGGTTTCCGGCCGCGCCTATCGGCTGTATGTTCGGTCTCACGAGAAAGGGAGCGGTCAGAAGAAGAAGCGAAACCGCGACAAACGAAGGCGTGATTACGCGCCGCGCGGCCGCTCTCGCGATGAGCTTCTGAAACAGATTCACGATCATTTTCCAGTGAAGAACGATGTGCAATGCCAGCAAGGCGAGGAGAGAAACGGCAAGATAGAGGTGAATAGCGCCCCATTCGTGTCTGTCCATGCCGAAGAGCGAAAGCTCAACGTTCCCATACTTGAGTACGCGCTCCTTTCCCGGCGGCAAGATGTATTTCATCAGGAACCCGAGCCCGGCAATGGCCATCATGCAGAGAAACATCAGGGCGTCGATCAGGAAGTTGATTTTCGACTTGTCCGGCATTCTCAGGTTTCTCATTATGCTTCCTCTCGGGAGAGTACA from Candidatus Abyssobacteria bacterium SURF_5 includes these protein-coding regions:
- a CDS encoding sigma-54-dependent Fis family transcriptional regulator, giving the protein MEISRPKVLVVDSRSRATNDLIAFLRDCELEVLWAPDGETGFNILDSEPIDVLITELHVQRINGMRLLQVARQRNPEVCVVVITADAHVELATEAMRQGAYDFQTKPLNLSKLRVVIERGISHQRLVLQMHDLHQRIDERYGLSGIIGNTPKMVHVYNKIREIAPTRATVLITGKTGTGKALAASAIHANSPRRDSPFVKLNCAALAQSVVESELFGHERGSFTGALKTRKGRFEIADGGTIFIDEVSEISPATQVKLLRVLEERQFERLGGNETLKVDVRLIAATNKNLKELVDEGKFREDLYYRLAVVLIDIPALCERKQDIPLLVEAFLDEFNKSHSRSVKGVSRGVMDALMTYDWPGNVRELRNCIEGMVAFSRPGSVLGVSDLPHHLREQKQQMNGFSIHVGMTMQDVEKAIIEKTLQSTGYNKERTAEILQIGLRTLYRKIKEYQIN
- a CDS encoding septal ring lytic transglycosylase RlpA family protein, giving the protein MFSSSAVQQMKPIRLLFFLIFLAVLGAACARLPWVGEKAPRPGDRYYGVASWYGHEFHGRSTANGERFNMNALTAAHRTFPFGTRVRVTNLRNGRKCVVRINDRGPWIRGREIDLSYAAARDLGMLNTGLEKVLIEVLSVN
- a CDS encoding DUF4405 domain-containing protein → MRNLRMPDKSKINFLIDALMFLCMMAIAGLGFLMKYILPPGKERVLKYGNVELSLFGMDRHEWGAIHLYLAVSLLALLALHIVLHWKMIVNLFQKLIARAAARRVITPSFVAVSLLLLTAPFLVRPNIQPIGAAGNPGDACLVQVGGELEPCDGCGESGAGAGGRMLSGTMTLHEISQSYSMPIHFLKKSCGIPESTPNDATLAQLEQKYRLDTRKVEQIIQNYQDLSRRQGGRAAD